In Sphingobacterium sp. SYP-B4668, the sequence TAGATCCATTGCTTGATGTCGTTTATGGTCGTTAATAGTTGTCTTTGTCCCGTGTATTCATTACAATCGTGACAGGACCGTCATTGCGTAGATCTATTTTCATATCTGCTCCAAAAATACCAAGTTCTATTTTCTTGTTTAACAATTCAGAAAGATAATTCGACATGGAGTTGTACATGGGAATCGCTATGTCAGGTCTTGCCGCACGTATAAAAGACGGTCTATTTCCTTTTTTTGTTTGTGCAAATAACGTGAATTGAGAGATAAGTAAAATCTGACCACCTACATCCTGAATAGACTTGTTCATAAGGCCATTTTCATCAGAGAATATCCGAAGATTGACAAATTTTTGAGCCATCCATTTCATATCATCTTCGGTGTCCGTTTCTTCAATACCAATAAATATCAACAATCCGTGTTCTATTTCCCCGGTAATGATGTGGTCGACTGTGCATGACGCCTGCGTCACTCGCTGTATTACTGCTCGCATGCTACAATATTACAAAATAAAAGCTCCGTCGGGTATATTCCGACGGAGCTTTCTGTTCTTCAATAAGATATTAGAACCTTATATTCAGCCCCAATATGAAATTGGCAGTTGCCTGTGGTGTGTAAAAATTATAAAAGCTACGCGTGTGATTTTGGTCAAATGACCCCCATGTATACCCGCCAGTTTCGTATTTCTCATTAAAGATATTATTGATACTTAGGTTCACATCTATTTTTTGTAACCCCAATACGCTAAAGCTATAGATTGCCCGTACATTGTTGACAAAGAACGCATCAATACTTCTCTCATCGGCAGTTGTATTGTCAAGGTACTGCTTGGATACATATTTTGAGATGAATGCAAGATTGAGAGCAGGGGTAGGAGAGTAACTTAATTCATTTGACACTATCGTCGAAGGTGATAGTGCAATATTTGTTTTTTTATAGTAAATCTCTTCTTCGCCCACAATGTTGAAATCATCGTCGTAGATTGTGCCATATTCAATAAAATCTTTAATCTTATTTTGGCTGAGTCCTGCAGTAGCCTTCCATGTAAAATGTTCCGAAATACGCCATGCCCCATCAAACTCAAGGCCTATCCGATAACTTTTAGCCACATTTTGACGAATAGGAGAACCAACATCGTTGATAGCACCGGTCGGAATGAGTTGGTCTTTATAGTGCATGCCGTAGCCGTTAATGCCTACATTGAGATTGTCCGTCCGTAAACGGTACCCAAATTCGATATCCTGCATTTTTTCTGGTTTAGGAGCTTCACTACTGGTGTTCTCCACAAAATCTTTTCTAACAGGCTCTTTGCTAGCATAAGCATAAGATGCGTATACGTTGGATGTGCTATTGATGAAATAGGTCAATCCTAACTTTGGGTTTAAAAAATCATATTGAGGGTGGAAAGCCATGTTCTTGATTTTGTCGTCATCACCATCTATGCGATAATCTACATTGCGGTATTGGATATCCGCCATGAGCAGCCATTTTCCAATTTGATAGTCCCCTTTCATAAATATGCTGAAATCGTTCTTTTGAGCATCGCCTGCATAATATTTGTCTCCGATGAAGCTGGTTGAGGCATGTCTTGCCCATATTATCTCTCCATAATGATCACCACGATATTGATTGTAGGCACTTCCTAGCGTGAGCTTTAAATCGGTAGAAGGTGTATATATCAACGAAGAGGTTGCACCATAGTAGTAGTTATCCAGCCAACGACGCCTGACTAAGTCAGTTTTCTCGATTGTCTCTCCTCCAATGTTGACGTTTGGCAATCCATATTTACTAAATTTGTCCCCTAAACGTAATTCTTCGTAGTATCCAGCGCCTCTGGTGTAATGTAGCGCTGCGTTCCAACTGAGCTGCTCACTAAGAAGATTCGTGTAGTGTAGTTGATGATGCGTCTGTGTGTAATTGTCCGTCTGATTGTCGTAGGTATACAAGTTGTACTTTCGGTCTGCACTTAGTAGGCGTGCTATTTCTTCAGGAGATCCTAGCTCCATTGCAACAGCATAGTCCGCAAGTTTAGCTCGATCACCTTTAATCAACGGTTCCGGTGTGCCGTACCACGCTTGGTACGTCTTTTCCTTTCCTGAAAAGACAATGGCCTTCACAATGTGTTTTTTACTGTAATAACCTCCGTCAACATAGAATGATTTAAGGTCAGAGGAAGCTCGGTCAATGTATCCATCACTTGAAATGCGGGATAATCTAGCATTGAAGGCAAATTTATCGTTGATTAATCCCGTTCCTACTTTTAATGTGTTTTTCCAAGATTGATAGGATCCAAAAGAGTTGTTGAATTCAACATATGGAGTTTTCTCAAGCGTATTGGATTGTATATTTATTGAGGCTCCAAAAGACCCTGATCCATTTGTAGAGGTTCCGATCCCACGTTGCACTTGGATACTTTCAACAGAGGATGCAAAATCTGGAAGATTAACGAAAAATGAGCCCATGCTTTCTGCGTCGTTTAATTGGATTCCATTGAGCGTAACATTAATCCGTTGATTATCAGATCCGCGTATTCGGATGTTCGTGTACCCAATACCCGCTCCCGCATCTGAACCGATTACTACAGATGGTGTCTGGTCAAGTAGGTAGGGGATGTCTTGGCCAAGATTGTTTTTCGCTATCTCTTCTCGTCCTATATTTTTGAAAGTGGTAGAAGAATTATCCTTAGCGCGAGTCGATTGGACTAGAACCTCTTCCGTTATGATAGATCGAGGTTCCAACAAAATCTTTGTAGATGACTGTCCCAATTGGAGAGGCTGTTGTACAGAATTGTAGCCAATATGGCTGACCTTAAGTGCATGTGGCCCTGTTGTTAGGTTGTTAAAAATAACGACTCCTTTTTCGTCAGTAGTCTGCGTACTGTTTGTTCTACCAGTGATGACGACGGTTACATGCTCGAGTCCTTTTTTGGAATTTGCATCTTGGATGGTCACTGTGACCGATTGTTGCCCAAATACAAAAATGGACATTAAAAACATCACCGTTACGGCGAATGATTGCTTAATCATGATAATTAAAATGATTTTTTTGAGTTAAACAAACTGCTGCAAGGGGCTACAACAGTATATTAATCTAACTTAACCTTTTCCCTCCGCCAGCATTATCTGGATCAGGTGCATCCCGTAAAAACGGGATTGGGTATAATCTCAGCCTTTATTCGTGTTCAGAAAACAAGGCACCCCTATTCGATAGTGCGAAGGTAGTAAATATATTACAACAATCGCATAAGCATGTTAGTGATTTGTTAAATTTTGTTAAATTAATATGCTTGGCATGATTCTTTCTTTTTTATTATAAGTTTTCTTTGTAGGATTGGGGATAAGATTTGTTTCTACTTTAATAAAAAATATATTCATTGTCAAGGTTTTCTGAAAGAAATTGAGTATTTTTGTATGTCACATTAAGTAAAGCCTCCTACTCTTAGGACATTTTATAAACAAGTTAAAGATGGTGAAATATTATTCTGGAGATTACGTATTACCAGTTACGAATCTACCAATTAAGCGTGGTGTAGTGGGTATCGACGAATCTGGAACTATCCAGGGGATATACACAAATGACGCCGTTGAGTTAGTGGGAAAGGAAATCGAGCACTTGGATGGAGTATTGATACCTGGGTTTATTAACGCCCACTGTCATATAGAATTGTCGCATTTAAAGGGCAAAATCCAAAAAGGAACTGGCCTTCCGAAGTTTTTGAGTACTGTAATGACTTACAAGAAAGAGACGGCGCGTACTATCCAAAAACAAATTGAAAAGGCTGACAAGCTCATGTTTGAGAATGGAATTCAAGCCGTAGCTGACCATGTTAATACTACCCATTCGGCCCAGGTTAAAGAAAGTAGTAAAATCAAGTACCACACATTTGTGGAGGTCATGGGTTTGGAAAATGACGCCGTGGATTCAAGAATAGATGCTGCTATTGAAGTCAAATATAGTTTTGACGAAATACATTCATCTCTCACGCCACATGCGCCTTATTCTTGCTCAAAGCTGTTGTTTAAAGCTTTCAAAAAGAAGATTCCTGTCGGAAATCTACTCAGTATCCACAATCAAGAAAGTGAAGAAGAAAACAAGCTTTTTCGCTATAAAGACGGAGAGTTCCTTTCCTTTTATAAGGAAATAGGTCACAACTATGATGACTTTAAAGCACAAGCTAGAAATTCGATTCAATCCTACCTTCCAAACCTGCCCGTTCGGAATAAGTTGATGTTGGTGCACAACACTTACACTTCTCTTAAAGATTTGGATTTTGTAGAGCGTATGGACAGAGATGTCGTATGGTGCCTTTGCCCTAAAGCAAACCTGTATATCGAAGGTGTGTTGCCGAAGGTAATGAACTTTGTCCATGATGATCAAAAGATTGTTATCGGAACAGATAGTCTTGCTTCGAATGATACATTGGATGTATTGGAAGAGTTAAAGGTTTTGCACAACGCATTCCCAGCACTTGATTTTGTAAATACAATCAAATGGGCTACAATTAATGGAGCTGAGTTCTTGAGCTTTGATGATCAAATAGGTTCTTTGGAAGTTGGTAAGCGTCCGGGACTTGTACTGCTCAAAGGCATGGAGAATCTCCGATTGACAACAAATGTCACTGTTCAACGAATAGCATAGTTTTTACTCAAAATCTTCTGTACTTTTGTCCTTAATATGAAACACATCAATATTTCTATTAAGGGAAAAGTACAGGGGGTATATTTTAGATTGACGACAAAAGCCGTTGCCGACCAATTGGGTATCAAAGGTTTTGTGACCAATTTGCCTGATGGTTCTGTATATGTAGAAGCCGAAGGCGACAAATTTTCTTTGGACTCCTTAATCGAATTTTGTGAAGAAGGACCAGAACGGGCCGAGGTAGAACATGTTTCGATTGAAGATGGTGAGTTGAAGAATTTCCATAATTTTGAAGTAACCAGGAAAATTAAATAGGCTTACAGTGTCAGTAATCAAAAAATTTGTTAGCGATACATTCATATACGGTCTGAGTACAATCGTCTCGCGGTTACTTCATTTTCTGCTAACACCACTTTTCGTCAAGAACTTTCCAACGGCAGTATTTGGAGTTATGTCCAGCCTGTATGCATCGGCATCTATGATCAATGCCTTACTCGCCTTTGGAATGGAAACCACCTATTTCCGGTACTTGCAAAAAGTAGATAAAGAAGATAGAGAAAAGGTCTTCAACAACAGTTTCTTTATTATATTAGTCACTTCCGGGCTTTTTCTTATAACGGTATTTGTATTCAATAAACCCATTGCCAGTTGGTTGGGTAATGGTGAGCGTTTAGCTGAATATATGCAGTTCCTCAAGTTTTTTTCTATTATTCTTATTGCAGATGCACTTGCCGTTATTCCATTCGCCAAGCTGAGGGCGCAGGGACGACCTATTCGATACAGTGTATTGAAGCTCATTAATATTCTTATCTTAATTTTTTCCAATCTATTTCTTATTCTATGGTTGCCTCAATTGATGGCACTTAGTTCATTTTGGCAATCCTTTGCGTCAGGCTGGTTTCAACAAGGATGGTTGGGAAATGTCTTTATTTCAAATCTGTTGGCAAGTGTCGTCACCTTGATTATGCTGCTCCCACAACTAGTGACCTTTAGACTTCAACCAGATAAGAAGCTTCTGATGGACATGTTCAAGTATAGCTTCCCGGTTTTGATAGCAAATATATCTTTTATCATCAACGAAAACCTCGATAAGATACTTTTTCATAAGTTAATGCCTGGTGAAATAGGAGAGCGCGAACGTGGAATATACAGTGCGGTTAGTAAATTGGCAATTTTTCTCAATCTGTTTGTGACGGCATTTAGACTAGGAGCCGAACCCTTCTTTTTTTCATATTCGAAAAATAAGAATGCGCAGAAAACCTATGCCCTGATTATGGATTATTTTGTCATTATCATGGTGATCGTCATGGTTGGGATTTGTGCCAATATCAGTTGGCTCAAATATTTCATTGAAGGGTCTGATGAAGAGAGGATAGCCTATTGGTCTGGGTTGTACGTAGTTCCTATTTTGCTATTTAATTATGTACTCTTAGGTATTTATATGAATCTATCGGTATGGTACAAACTGTCCGATCAAACCAGATACGCCCTTTATATCTCCGGAATAGGAGCTTTATTGACAATCCTATTGAATATATTGTTTATTCCAAAGTACTCGTATCTAGGCGCTATCTTATGTACCTCCATCGCGTATGTAGTTATGGTAGCACTGTCTTATTTTTGGGGACAAAAGAATTATCCCATACCTTATCATACAAGTAAGATATTAGGCTATTTGGCATGCGGTGTCTTAATATCTGGGCTGTGTACTACTGTTTTGAATAACAGTT encodes:
- a CDS encoding TonB-dependent receptor, producing MIKQSFAVTVMFLMSIFVFGQQSVTVTIQDANSKKGLEHVTVVITGRTNSTQTTDEKGVVIFNNLTTGPHALKVSHIGYNSVQQPLQLGQSSTKILLEPRSIITEEVLVQSTRAKDNSSTTFKNIGREEIAKNNLGQDIPYLLDQTPSVVIGSDAGAGIGYTNIRIRGSDNQRINVTLNGIQLNDAESMGSFFVNLPDFASSVESIQVQRGIGTSTNGSGSFGASINIQSNTLEKTPYVEFNNSFGSYQSWKNTLKVGTGLINDKFAFNARLSRISSDGYIDRASSDLKSFYVDGGYYSKKHIVKAIVFSGKEKTYQAWYGTPEPLIKGDRAKLADYAVAMELGSPEEIARLLSADRKYNLYTYDNQTDNYTQTHHQLHYTNLLSEQLSWNAALHYTRGAGYYEELRLGDKFSKYGLPNVNIGGETIEKTDLVRRRWLDNYYYGATSSLIYTPSTDLKLTLGSAYNQYRGDHYGEIIWARHASTSFIGDKYYAGDAQKNDFSIFMKGDYQIGKWLLMADIQYRNVDYRIDGDDDKIKNMAFHPQYDFLNPKLGLTYFINSTSNVYASYAYASKEPVRKDFVENTSSEAPKPEKMQDIEFGYRLRTDNLNVGINGYGMHYKDQLIPTGAINDVGSPIRQNVAKSYRIGLEFDGAWRISEHFTWKATAGLSQNKIKDFIEYGTIYDDDFNIVGEEEIYYKKTNIALSPSTIVSNELSYSPTPALNLAFISKYVSKQYLDNTTADERSIDAFFVNNVRAIYSFSVLGLQKIDVNLSINNIFNEKYETGGYTWGSFDQNHTRSFYNFYTPQATANFILGLNIRF
- the dtd gene encoding D-aminoacyl-tRNA deacylase — translated: MRAVIQRVTQASCTVDHIITGEIEHGLLIFIGIEETDTEDDMKWMAQKFVNLRIFSDENGLMNKSIQDVGGQILLISQFTLFAQTKKGNRPSFIRAARPDIAIPMYNSMSNYLSELLNKKIELGIFGADMKIDLRNDGPVTIVMNTRDKDNY
- a CDS encoding acylphosphatase, with product MKHINISIKGKVQGVYFRLTTKAVADQLGIKGFVTNLPDGSVYVEAEGDKFSLDSLIEFCEEGPERAEVEHVSIEDGELKNFHNFEVTRKIK
- a CDS encoding lipopolysaccharide biosynthesis protein; the encoded protein is MSVIKKFVSDTFIYGLSTIVSRLLHFLLTPLFVKNFPTAVFGVMSSLYASASMINALLAFGMETTYFRYLQKVDKEDREKVFNNSFFIILVTSGLFLITVFVFNKPIASWLGNGERLAEYMQFLKFFSIILIADALAVIPFAKLRAQGRPIRYSVLKLINILILIFSNLFLILWLPQLMALSSFWQSFASGWFQQGWLGNVFISNLLASVVTLIMLLPQLVTFRLQPDKKLLMDMFKYSFPVLIANISFIINENLDKILFHKLMPGEIGERERGIYSAVSKLAIFLNLFVTAFRLGAEPFFFSYSKNKNAQKTYALIMDYFVIIMVIVMVGICANISWLKYFIEGSDEERIAYWSGLYVVPILLFNYVLLGIYMNLSVWYKLSDQTRYALYISGIGALLTILLNILFIPKYSYLGAILCTSIAYVVMVALSYFWGQKNYPIPYHTSKILGYLACGVLISGLCTTVLNNSFWYGNLLFLAFLVTVFFLEKGNVIRIISSKEISE
- a CDS encoding amidohydrolase family protein, with the translated sequence MVKYYSGDYVLPVTNLPIKRGVVGIDESGTIQGIYTNDAVELVGKEIEHLDGVLIPGFINAHCHIELSHLKGKIQKGTGLPKFLSTVMTYKKETARTIQKQIEKADKLMFENGIQAVADHVNTTHSAQVKESSKIKYHTFVEVMGLENDAVDSRIDAAIEVKYSFDEIHSSLTPHAPYSCSKLLFKAFKKKIPVGNLLSIHNQESEEENKLFRYKDGEFLSFYKEIGHNYDDFKAQARNSIQSYLPNLPVRNKLMLVHNTYTSLKDLDFVERMDRDVVWCLCPKANLYIEGVLPKVMNFVHDDQKIVIGTDSLASNDTLDVLEELKVLHNAFPALDFVNTIKWATINGAEFLSFDDQIGSLEVGKRPGLVLLKGMENLRLTTNVTVQRIA